One Roseburia rectibacter DNA window includes the following coding sequences:
- a CDS encoding AAA family ATPase, translating into MDNRLKLPVGIEDFEEIRKEGFYYIDKTKLIEQLLMSWGKVNLFTRPRRFGKTLNMSMFKTFFEAGTDKSVFDGLYISCNRKICEEYMGKYPVIFLSLKGADGLTFDAALKRIITTIKNEARRHYYLKNSEKLVDEERMQYDKLLSGQMEDLSDSIRLLSELLCRHYGEKVIIIIDEYDVPLDKAFSNGYYDEMAELIRGLLGQALKTNDFLQFAILTGCLRVSKESIFTGINNFKVLSVMDTRFDEQFGFTDEEVKKMLLDYGLSSHFEEVKEWYDGYRFGNADVYCPWDVVNYIDLLCADPNATPQDFWSNSSSNSIVRRFIDKANVQTKAEIEQLIAGESIEKDVSQELTYNEIDRSIENLWSVLLTTGYLTQNGYTVSGKYLLKIPNREIRNLFTRQIKEWFSDVSKSDGKTLEELCEAFVKKEPEKIEKIFGNYLWNTISIRDTAVAKEKKENFYHGVLLGLLGYKSTWRTISNAESGIGYSDILIEIGENRMGIVIELKYAEGGDMDAACEEALQQIEEKDYIARLKQDGMQNFIKYGIACFRKNCKVVMADSI; encoded by the coding sequence ATGGATAACAGATTAAAATTACCAGTAGGAATTGAAGATTTTGAAGAGATCCGGAAAGAGGGATTTTATTATATCGATAAAACAAAACTGATAGAGCAGCTTTTGATGAGCTGGGGAAAGGTAAACCTCTTTACGCGTCCGCGGCGTTTTGGCAAGACTTTGAATATGAGTATGTTTAAAACATTTTTTGAAGCTGGTACAGATAAGTCTGTTTTCGACGGACTATATATTTCCTGCAACAGAAAAATATGTGAGGAATATATGGGAAAGTATCCGGTTATTTTCCTGTCACTTAAGGGCGCAGATGGATTGACTTTTGATGCAGCCTTAAAACGTATCATTACTACCATAAAAAATGAAGCCCGCAGACATTATTATCTAAAAAACAGTGAAAAACTGGTAGATGAAGAACGTATGCAATATGATAAACTTTTATCAGGACAGATGGAAGATTTGTCAGACAGTATTCGTCTGCTGTCAGAACTTTTATGCAGACATTACGGAGAAAAAGTGATCATTATCATAGATGAATATGATGTACCGCTGGATAAAGCATTCAGTAATGGCTATTATGATGAAATGGCAGAACTTATTCGTGGACTATTAGGGCAGGCATTGAAAACGAATGATTTCCTGCAATTTGCCATCTTGACAGGATGTTTAAGAGTATCGAAAGAGAGTATCTTTACAGGAATTAATAACTTTAAGGTGTTATCTGTCATGGATACAAGATTTGATGAGCAATTCGGATTTACCGATGAAGAAGTAAAAAAAATGCTTCTGGATTATGGATTATCGTCGCATTTCGAGGAAGTAAAGGAATGGTATGATGGTTACAGATTCGGTAATGCAGATGTATATTGTCCGTGGGATGTTGTAAATTACATTGATTTATTGTGTGCTGATCCCAATGCCACACCACAGGATTTCTGGTCAAATTCCAGCAGTAACTCTATCGTACGCAGGTTTATTGACAAGGCAAACGTCCAGACAAAAGCGGAAATAGAGCAGTTGATCGCAGGAGAAAGCATTGAAAAGGACGTTTCGCAGGAACTGACGTACAATGAGATAGACAGAAGCATAGAAAATTTATGGAGTGTACTTTTGACTACGGGATATCTGACACAAAATGGCTATACAGTAAGTGGAAAATATTTGTTGAAAATTCCAAATAGAGAAATAAGAAATCTGTTTACCAGACAGATAAAGGAATGGTTCAGTGATGTGTCAAAAAGTGATGGAAAAACGCTCGAAGAGCTTTGTGAGGCATTCGTAAAGAAAGAACCGGAAAAGATAGAAAAGATATTTGGAAATTATCTGTGGAATACCATAAGTATCAGAGATACTGCGGTCGCAAAGGAAAAGAAAGAAAATTTTTATCACGGTGTTCTTTTAGGACTGTTAGGCTATAAATCCACATGGCGCACAATATCCAATGCAGAGTCAGGTATTGGTTACAGTGACATACTTATCGAGATTGGAGAAAACAGGATGGGTATTGTAATCGAATTAAAATATGCAGAAGGCGGAGATATGGATGCAGCATGTGAGGAAGCACTGCAGCAGATCGAAGAAAAAGACTACATTGCAAGATTAAAGCAGGATGGTATGCAGAATTTTATAAAATATGGCATAGCCTGTTTCCGGAAAAATTGTAAGGTGGTTATGGCAGACTCCATTTAG
- a CDS encoding class I SAM-dependent methyltransferase, whose product MFTEQKYKDLSIKEFTKAAEVYDSGHAGVYEMCKDDYPPVLEELKKYPFQELLDVGCGTGPMIELLVKEFPDRNYTGIDLTPRMIEVAQEKKLVHTKFLVGDSENLPFAENTFDAVICTNSFHHYPNPQAFINGVARVLKKSGKLVLRDYTSNNFMIWLMNHIEMPLAHLGGHGDVRIYSCMEVRKMCETAGLKVIKLERQKGFRMHLVAEK is encoded by the coding sequence ATGTTTACAGAACAGAAATATAAGGATTTATCGATAAAAGAATTTACCAAAGCTGCGGAAGTATATGATTCCGGGCATGCGGGTGTGTATGAAATGTGTAAGGACGATTATCCGCCGGTTCTTGAAGAATTAAAAAAATATCCATTTCAGGAACTTTTAGATGTGGGGTGTGGAACAGGTCCAATGATAGAACTTTTGGTGAAAGAATTTCCTGACAGGAATTATACGGGAATCGATCTGACGCCCCGTATGATCGAAGTGGCACAGGAGAAAAAACTTGTCCATACCAAATTTTTAGTCGGAGACAGTGAGAATCTTCCTTTTGCCGAAAATACGTTTGATGCAGTGATCTGTACGAACAGTTTTCATCATTATCCGAATCCCCAGGCGTTTATAAATGGAGTGGCACGGGTGTTGAAGAAAAGCGGAAAACTGGTATTGCGTGATTACACGAGTAATAATTTTATGATATGGCTGATGAATCATATTGAGATGCCATTGGCACATCTTGGTGGACATGGAGATGTACGGATTTACAGCTGCATGGAAGTGCGCAAAATGTGCGAAACAGCAGGTTTAAAAGTGATAAAATTAGAGAGACAGAAAGGGTTTCGTATGCATCTTGTAGCAGAAAAGTAA
- a CDS encoding ATP-binding protein: MEIKRDLYLEQLKIKKGNGMIKIITGIRRCGKSFLLFVLFKKYLLESGVDNDHIIEIALDGIENEELRDPKKCYQHIKDIMNDDQKYYLLLDEVQFMPRFEEVLNSLLRISNIDVYVTGSNSKFLSSDIVTEFRGRGDEIRIYPLSFAEFYAAFNGDYDDAWEEYMIYGGLPQVAQFSAERQKTEYLKNIFTNVYIKDVVERNRIQNVDEIGTLVDILASVIGAPTNPTKISNTFKSERGINYSNKTISNHIDYLAEAFLISKANRYDIKGRKYIGANLKYYFSDVGLRNARLNFRQQEPTHIMENIVYNELLVRGYNVDVGIVDVFAKNSEGKRVHKQLEVDFVVNQGSQRYYIQVAYDMTTEEKQTQELNSFRNIPDSFKKIVIVNGTKKPWRNEEGFVFMGMKYFLLNADSLEF; this comes from the coding sequence ATGGAGATTAAGAGAGATTTATATCTTGAACAGTTAAAAATAAAAAAAGGTAACGGAATGATTAAGATTATCACGGGAATCAGGAGATGCGGCAAATCATTTCTGTTATTTGTGTTGTTTAAGAAATACTTATTGGAAAGTGGTGTAGATAATGACCACATTATTGAGATTGCTTTAGATGGCATTGAAAATGAGGAGTTGAGAGATCCAAAGAAGTGTTATCAGCATATTAAAGATATAATGAATGATGATCAGAAATATTATCTGCTCTTGGATGAAGTACAGTTTATGCCACGATTTGAAGAAGTGTTGAACAGTTTGCTTCGCATCAGTAACATTGATGTGTATGTAACTGGCAGTAATTCTAAATTTTTATCCAGCGACATTGTAACTGAATTTAGAGGCAGAGGAGATGAAATCAGAATTTATCCGTTGTCCTTTGCAGAGTTCTATGCGGCTTTTAACGGAGATTATGATGATGCGTGGGAGGAATATATGATATATGGTGGTTTACCGCAAGTGGCACAATTCTCTGCGGAACGCCAGAAAACGGAGTATCTTAAAAATATTTTTACTAATGTTTATATCAAGGATGTAGTAGAGCGAAACAGGATTCAAAATGTTGATGAAATCGGAACTTTGGTAGATATACTGGCGTCTGTCATTGGAGCTCCTACCAACCCAACTAAAATATCAAACACCTTTAAAAGTGAACGAGGAATCAATTATAGCAATAAAACTATATCTAACCATATTGATTATTTGGCAGAGGCATTTTTGATTTCTAAAGCGAACCGGTATGATATTAAGGGCAGAAAATATATAGGAGCCAATCTGAAATACTATTTTTCGGATGTTGGACTTAGAAATGCAAGACTGAATTTTAGACAGCAGGAGCCGACTCATATTATGGAAAATATTGTTTATAATGAGCTGCTTGTGCGTGGTTACAATGTGGATGTTGGAATTGTGGATGTATTTGCAAAAAATAGTGAAGGAAAGAGAGTGCATAAGCAGTTAGAGGTTGATTTTGTAGTAAATCAGGGCAGTCAGAGATATTACATTCAGGTCGCTTATGATATGACTACAGAGGAAAAGCAAACACAGGAACTTAATTCGTTTCGAAATATTCCGGATTCATTTAAGAAGATTGTTATAGTGAATGGAACGAAAAAGCCATGGAGAAATGAAGAAGGATTCGTATTCATGGGCATGAAATATTTTCTGCTCAATGCAGATAGTTTGGAGTTTTAG
- a CDS encoding DUF6061 family protein: protein MRTIFAEYNPHRNSIDVYTNAGYMLRIDCWEAEKNLKTTPGSDCALNTLAIDEPLEYARLYLDGNMQMWVDAEDSLEL from the coding sequence ATGAGAACAATATTTGCAGAATACAATCCACACAGAAACAGCATTGATGTTTATACCAATGCCGGTTATATGCTCCGCATTGACTGTTGGGAAGCTGAGAAGAACTTAAAAACCACTCCTGGATCAGACTGCGCATTAAATACACTTGCTATTGATGAGCCACTTGAATATGCACGATTATATCTTGATGGTAATATGCAAATGTGGGTAGATGCAGAAGATTCTTTGGAATTGTAA
- a CDS encoding class I SAM-dependent methyltransferase, with protein MRFFENTRKPQGFGGKLMTKMMNSGHAKLSQWGFSNISAKSDAEVLDVGCGGGANIAVWLDRCRNGHVTGMDYSEVSVAESQKLNALAIKQGKCNVVQGDVSAIPFSDATFDYVSAFETVYFWPGLVKCFSEVNRVLKSEGIFLICNESDGTNAADEKWTKMINGMKIYTSKQLVAALKEAGFTEIKTYSNAKNHWISIVATK; from the coding sequence ATGAGATTTTTTGAAAATACCCGTAAGCCACAAGGCTTCGGCGGAAAATTGATGACGAAGATGATGAACAGCGGTCACGCCAAATTATCTCAATGGGGATTCTCAAATATCTCCGCGAAGTCTGATGCTGAAGTTCTGGACGTTGGCTGTGGCGGCGGAGCAAATATTGCGGTCTGGCTTGATAGATGTAGAAATGGCCACGTGACAGGAATGGATTATTCTGAGGTTAGTGTGGCAGAATCTCAAAAATTGAACGCCCTCGCCATTAAACAAGGGAAATGTAATGTAGTTCAAGGAGATGTATCTGCTATACCCTTTTCTGACGCGACTTTTGATTATGTTTCTGCCTTCGAAACAGTTTACTTTTGGCCAGGATTAGTAAAATGCTTTTCCGAGGTCAACCGTGTGCTGAAAAGCGAAGGCATATTCCTGATTTGTAACGAGAGTGACGGAACGAATGCCGCAGATGAAAAATGGACAAAGATGATCAATGGTATGAAGATTTACACATCTAAACAACTTGTTGCCGCTTTGAAAGAAGCGGGTTTTACAGAGATCAAAACGTATTCAAATGCAAAAAATCATTGGATAAGTATTGTTGCAACGAAATAG